The Shewanella zhangzhouensis genome has a window encoding:
- the rarD gene encoding EamA family transporter RarD produces the protein MNTDHEYRKGILLAIGAYTMWGFAPLYFKLLEQISATDILLHRVIWSFVFTALLMVFIGGFGKLRQLLKAPKQLLVLLVTSILIAGNWLLFIWAVNNDHMLDASLGYYINPLLNVLLGMVFLGERLRPLQWFAVFLATVGVAVQVISFGSIPVVSLALAGSFGIYGLLRKKVKVDAKTGLLVETAILMPVALGYLLLTLGSAEHSMLSNNWQLNLLLVAAGIVTTAPLLCFAGAAVRIPLSMLGFFQYIGPSIMFILAVSLYGEPFGVEKSVTFGFIWTALAVFTLDMLRRRG, from the coding sequence ATGAACACCGACCACGAATACCGCAAGGGCATATTACTCGCCATTGGCGCGTACACCATGTGGGGCTTCGCACCTTTATATTTCAAACTATTGGAGCAGATTTCTGCCACCGACATCCTGCTTCACCGGGTTATCTGGTCGTTTGTGTTTACCGCGTTGCTGATGGTATTCATCGGCGGCTTTGGCAAGCTGCGCCAACTGCTGAAGGCCCCCAAACAGCTGTTGGTGTTGCTGGTTACATCGATTTTGATTGCAGGTAATTGGCTGCTCTTCATCTGGGCGGTCAATAACGACCATATGCTGGATGCCAGCCTGGGTTATTACATTAATCCGCTGCTCAATGTCCTCTTGGGGATGGTGTTTCTGGGAGAGAGACTCAGGCCATTACAGTGGTTTGCCGTGTTTCTCGCCACCGTTGGCGTGGCGGTGCAGGTGATATCGTTCGGTTCTATTCCCGTGGTATCGCTGGCGCTGGCAGGCTCTTTTGGCATTTATGGGCTGCTGCGAAAAAAGGTCAAGGTGGACGCGAAAACCGGACTTTTGGTAGAAACCGCCATCTTGATGCCCGTTGCCCTGGGTTATTTGTTGTTGACGCTTGGCAGTGCAGAGCACAGCATGCTCAGCAATAACTGGCAGCTCAATCTGCTGCTCGTCGCCGCCGGAATTGTAACTACAGCGCCGCTGCTCTGCTTTGCAGGGGCTGCGGTGCGTATTCCCTTATCCATGCTGGGATTTTTTCAATATATCGGCCCCAGCATTATGTTCATACTCGCGGTCAGCCTCTATGGCGAGCCCTTTGGCGTGGAAAAGAGCGTCACCTTCGGTTTTATCTGGACAGCACTGGCGGTATTTACGCTGGATATGCTTAGGCGCCGCGGTTGA